A DNA window from Maribellus comscasis contains the following coding sequences:
- a CDS encoding sensor histidine kinase: MNKLFFENSFKYRLVRHVIFFLVTVFVFTIILHVQNKTDNFLHSFWVTLINAFFFFSYAYITIFLLIPEYLLKGNIWWFILLFILVGVALSALKLVVSNNIFYSSISPENIEREGIMNFRFIIVNTKDMTFIVALFCIGKYVKDYLYTESLHKKLEKQNKEAQGKLLQSQFDPHFLFNTINNLYALSLLNPAKTLDVITRFKTVLIYIIDESQKEFVELEDEIVLVKNYIQLEELRYGKRLKIDFKQEGEVKYFKIPPMILFFLVENSFKHGSSLDAGTPWIKIKIIVEPGKIFMTVENSRPKVHIEQEDNELEGRGYKNLKKRLDLIYSKQGYELDIASKNDSFKVDLFLKEKEVEVSRKKYR; this comes from the coding sequence ATGAATAAGCTGTTTTTTGAAAATAGTTTTAAGTATCGCTTGGTAAGACATGTTATCTTTTTCCTTGTTACTGTTTTTGTTTTTACCATCATTTTGCATGTTCAAAACAAAACCGATAATTTTTTGCATTCATTTTGGGTAACTCTGATAAACGCTTTTTTCTTTTTTAGTTATGCATACATTACCATTTTTTTATTGATTCCCGAGTATCTTTTAAAAGGAAATATTTGGTGGTTTATACTTTTATTTATTCTGGTTGGAGTTGCGCTTTCAGCTTTGAAACTGGTGGTGTCAAACAATATTTTTTATTCGTCAATTTCTCCTGAGAATATCGAACGGGAAGGGATTATGAATTTTCGATTTATCATTGTGAATACAAAAGACATGACATTTATTGTGGCATTGTTTTGTATTGGGAAATATGTGAAGGATTATTTGTACACCGAGAGTCTTCATAAAAAACTTGAAAAACAAAATAAGGAGGCCCAGGGAAAACTTCTTCAATCGCAATTTGATCCTCATTTTCTGTTTAATACAATTAATAATCTTTATGCGTTGTCTTTACTCAATCCGGCAAAAACTCTCGATGTTATCACCCGGTTTAAAACGGTATTAATTTATATAATTGATGAAAGCCAAAAAGAATTTGTTGAATTGGAGGATGAAATTGTACTGGTTAAAAATTATATCCAACTTGAGGAATTGCGATACGGAAAACGTTTGAAAATCGATTTTAAGCAAGAAGGAGAAGTAAAATATTTTAAGATACCCCCAATGATTTTGTTTTTTCTTGTAGAAAACAGCTTTAAGCACGGAAGTAGTTTGGATGCGGGAACTCCGTGGATTAAAATCAAAATTATAGTTGAACCGGGAAAAATTTTCATGACAGTAGAAAACAGCAGACCTAAGGTTCATATAGAACAAGAAGATAATGAGTTGGAGGGCAGGGGATATAAGAATCTTAAAAAGCGCCTCGATTTAATTTATTCAAAACAAGGTTATGAACTTGATATAGCAAGCAAAAATGATTCTTTTAAAGTTGATTTATTTTTAAAAGAAAAAGAAGTTGAAGTTAGCCGGAAAAAATATCGCTAG
- a CDS encoding sensor histidine kinase, with translation MSFKIIDKAIHKRFFPHVFFWLFYVFFFGLIYGKYGNDYKWYFLESLCMLPFVMIATYGTIYGILPFYLKKRKLIFSVFLLVLLLFFVTLGERIFLRKLNSLPLTVDSIFGITFLYLLLETNFMIGIAFAIKIVKKWIEQQKEKLEMEKRALQTELNLLKAQLHPHFLFNTMNNLYALSLEKSSKTSEGIAKISALLRSVLYECNEIEISLQKEVNLIKNYIDLEKMRYGNRLNFQFNISGETSEKEIAPMMLFTFVENSFKHGSRNDPENPFIFIDLKISNTKTEFLIENSIPKNRVEKRNRAGGIGLQNVQKRLDILYSGKYQLEITQEKTKFKVYLGIEN, from the coding sequence GTGAGTTTTAAGATTATTGACAAAGCAATTCACAAGCGGTTTTTTCCCCATGTATTTTTCTGGCTTTTTTATGTCTTTTTTTTCGGATTGATTTATGGTAAATACGGCAACGATTATAAATGGTATTTTCTTGAATCGCTTTGTATGTTGCCTTTTGTAATGATCGCTACTTACGGAACTATTTATGGTATTTTACCTTTCTATCTGAAGAAGAGAAAACTGATTTTCTCCGTTTTTTTATTGGTTCTTCTGTTATTCTTTGTGACCTTAGGCGAACGTATCTTTCTTCGGAAACTGAATTCTTTGCCCCTAACCGTTGATAGTATTTTTGGGATTACTTTTCTGTATCTTTTGTTGGAAACCAATTTTATGATAGGCATTGCTTTTGCCATAAAAATTGTAAAAAAGTGGATTGAGCAGCAAAAAGAAAAACTGGAGATGGAAAAACGTGCTTTGCAAACTGAACTTAATTTATTGAAAGCACAGTTGCACCCTCATTTTCTGTTTAATACCATGAATAATTTGTATGCCCTTTCACTTGAGAAATCATCAAAAACATCGGAGGGAATTGCAAAAATCTCAGCATTACTCCGTTCGGTTTTATATGAATGTAACGAAATAGAAATCAGCCTGCAGAAGGAGGTGAATCTCATAAAGAACTATATCGATTTGGAGAAAATGAGATATGGAAACAGATTGAATTTTCAGTTTAATATTTCAGGCGAAACCAGCGAAAAGGAAATAGCACCTATGATGCTTTTTACCTTTGTTGAGAATAGTTTTAAGCATGGGAGCCGTAACGACCCCGAGAATCCTTTTATATTTATTGATTTGAAAATTTCAAATACAAAAACTGAATTTTTAATTGAGAACAGTATCCCAAAAAATAGAGTTGAAAAAAGAAACAGGGCAGGAGGAATTGGCTTGCAGAATGTTCAAAAACGACTGGATATTCTCTATTCAGGAAAATATCAGCTTGAAATAACACAGGAAAAAACTAAATTTAAAGTGTATTTAGGCATTGAAAATTAA
- a CDS encoding phosphoadenylyl-sulfate reductase: MNGFDKAEFLNTELHQMSVIEKMRYLAEAYTEKIIFTTSFGYEDQVITDYIFSHNFPIKVITLDTGRLFEETYKVYRSTVEKYKKPIKAYFPPADKVEELLEKKGPFSFYESLENRKECCFIRKVIPLKRALNGNEIWITGLRASQSDNRSDMKEFEWDEGNQIIKYNPLLEWSLEDVKEYVHENHVPYNVLHDKGFVSIGCAPCTRAVRPGENFRAGRWWWEQNSGKECGLHEK; this comes from the coding sequence ATGAACGGTTTTGATAAAGCAGAGTTTTTAAATACAGAATTACATCAGATGTCGGTGATTGAAAAAATGAGATATCTGGCTGAAGCATATACGGAGAAAATAATTTTTACAACCAGCTTTGGTTACGAAGATCAGGTGATAACAGATTATATTTTCTCTCATAATTTTCCGATTAAGGTAATTACGCTTGATACGGGACGGTTGTTTGAAGAAACATACAAAGTTTATCGCAGTACAGTAGAAAAATACAAAAAGCCAATTAAGGCATATTTTCCACCTGCTGACAAGGTCGAAGAACTTTTGGAAAAGAAAGGACCTTTTAGTTTTTACGAATCGCTGGAAAACAGAAAAGAGTGTTGTTTTATCCGGAAGGTAATTCCGCTAAAACGTGCTTTAAATGGTAATGAAATCTGGATTACCGGCCTGCGTGCATCACAATCGGATAACCGTAGTGATATGAAGGAATTTGAGTGGGACGAAGGTAACCAGATTATCAAATACAACCCGCTGTTGGAATGGAGTTTGGAAGATGTAAAGGAGTATGTACACGAAAATCACGTACCATACAATGTTTTACATGATAAAGGATTTGTAAGTATTGGCTGTGCTCCCTGTACCCGTGCTGTCAGACCTGGCGAAAATTTCCGCGCAGGTCGGTGGTGGTGGGAACAAAACTCCGGAAAAGAGTGTGGATTACATGAAAAATAA
- a CDS encoding class I SAM-dependent rRNA methyltransferase yields MAEKTRIVLKSGKDQSLKRFHPWVFSGAIKKIYGNLNEGDLVSVYSNKDEFLGIGHYQIGSIAVRIISFTEIEPNYDFWKSKIESAWELRKKMGFVEHSETNVFRLIHAEGDGMPGLIVDYYNGTAVMQMHSIGMYFIREELVKVMKDVLGDHLKAVYNKSAKTLPFKAEIESEDGFLFGESNETEVLEYGLKFKVDWEAGQKTGFFIDQRENRLLVQKYAEGREVLNMFCYTGGFSFYAMKGGAKLVHSVDASAKAIDLTKENVELNFPEDSRHDAFAADAFEYLKDIQNKYDLIILDPPAFAKHRNSLHQALQGYKRINTRAFEQIRSGGILFTFSCSQVVSKDRFREAVFSAAAISGRKVRILHQLTQPVDHPVNIYHPESEYLKGLVLYVE; encoded by the coding sequence ATGGCGGAAAAGACGAGAATTGTCCTGAAATCAGGAAAAGATCAATCATTAAAGCGTTTTCACCCCTGGGTGTTTTCGGGAGCCATAAAAAAAATATACGGAAATTTGAATGAAGGCGATTTGGTGTCTGTTTATTCCAACAAAGATGAGTTTTTGGGAATTGGACATTACCAGATTGGATCCATTGCTGTTCGGATTATTTCGTTCACCGAAATAGAACCCAATTACGATTTTTGGAAAAGTAAAATAGAAAGTGCCTGGGAACTCAGAAAAAAAATGGGGTTTGTTGAGCACTCCGAAACCAATGTTTTTCGTCTGATACATGCTGAAGGTGATGGAATGCCCGGATTAATAGTTGACTATTACAATGGAACAGCTGTGATGCAAATGCATTCTATAGGAATGTATTTTATTCGTGAAGAGTTGGTTAAGGTAATGAAGGACGTTTTGGGTGACCATTTAAAAGCAGTTTATAATAAGAGCGCCAAAACATTGCCATTTAAAGCTGAAATAGAATCTGAAGATGGTTTTCTCTTTGGCGAAAGCAACGAAACCGAAGTTCTGGAATACGGGCTGAAATTTAAAGTTGACTGGGAAGCCGGGCAAAAAACAGGATTTTTTATTGATCAGCGGGAGAATCGGCTGTTGGTTCAGAAATATGCAGAAGGTCGTGAGGTTTTAAACATGTTTTGTTATACCGGTGGTTTTTCATTTTATGCCATGAAAGGTGGAGCAAAACTGGTTCATTCGGTTGATGCCTCAGCGAAGGCAATCGACCTGACAAAAGAGAATGTGGAATTAAATTTCCCAGAAGATTCACGTCATGATGCTTTTGCCGCTGATGCTTTTGAATATTTAAAAGATATTCAAAATAAATATGATTTAATTATTCTTGATCCACCTGCATTTGCGAAACATCGGAATTCTTTACACCAGGCGCTTCAGGGATACAAAAGAATAAATACCCGTGCTTTTGAACAAATCAGGAGCGGAGGCATTTTATTTACATTTTCATGTTCGCAGGTGGTTTCGAAAGACAGGTTTAGAGAAGCTGTTTTTTCGGCAGCAGCCATTTCGGGGCGAAAGGTGCGCATTTTACATCAACTCACTCAACCCGTTGATCATCCGGTAAATATTTATCATCCGGAAAGTGAATATTTAAAAGGGCTTGTTTTATATGTTGAATAG
- a CDS encoding 3'-5' exonuclease, whose product MNNMFKESISKEEMTDLPLKWFEGNILLVDDVEKINYAATVLAGQSVIGFDTETRPSFKKGVVNKVALLQLSTKKQAFLFRLNKIGLPKEIIDILANPGIIKPGVAIRDDIKGLQSLYYFKPGGFIELQDYAKELGIQNFSLKKLAAIALGFRISKSQQLSNWEADVLTEAQEIYAATDAWTALEIFENFSNN is encoded by the coding sequence ATGAATAATATGTTTAAAGAAAGTATTTCAAAAGAAGAAATGACAGATTTGCCTTTAAAATGGTTTGAAGGTAATATTTTATTGGTTGACGATGTAGAAAAAATAAATTATGCCGCAACTGTTTTAGCCGGGCAATCGGTTATTGGTTTTGATACCGAAACAAGGCCGTCATTTAAAAAAGGTGTGGTGAATAAAGTTGCTCTTCTTCAACTCTCTACAAAAAAACAAGCTTTTCTTTTTCGTTTAAATAAAATAGGATTACCCAAAGAAATCATTGATATTCTTGCAAATCCGGGTATTATAAAACCAGGCGTTGCTATTCGCGACGATATTAAAGGGCTGCAAAGCCTTTATTATTTTAAACCTGGTGGGTTTATCGAATTACAGGATTATGCCAAAGAATTGGGAATCCAGAATTTTAGTCTCAAAAAACTGGCTGCCATTGCTCTGGGGTTTCGGATTTCAAAATCGCAACAGCTTTCAAATTGGGAAGCAGATGTTTTAACCGAAGCGCAGGAGATTTATGCGGCAACCGATGCCTGGACGGCTTTGGAGATATTTGAGAATTTTTCAAACAATTAA
- a CDS encoding DUF5063 domain-containing protein — MEDKIHELVYSKTVIEFVTVANEFCRAIEAVNKFPVMANLQKVQKILPLLYLKTTMLPKTERVLDDELEKYVSELDYNVLHQKWLQALGEHDSFYEVFDPSIQFGQETMTASIAENLMDIYQSLKDFLMAYSMGNDEVMNDALFQCSYSFEEYWGQNLVNVLRAVHQLVYGDVDFDEADDKEKIKPGSGNPKWLDEFWGTGTDEDE; from the coding sequence ATGGAGGATAAAATACACGAATTGGTTTATTCAAAAACTGTGATTGAATTTGTTACTGTTGCGAATGAATTTTGCAGAGCAATTGAGGCGGTTAACAAATTTCCGGTGATGGCGAATTTGCAGAAAGTTCAGAAAATATTACCACTTTTATATCTGAAAACCACTATGCTCCCCAAAACAGAACGTGTGCTGGATGATGAATTGGAGAAATATGTAAGTGAGTTGGATTATAATGTCCTTCACCAGAAATGGTTACAGGCATTGGGCGAACACGATAGTTTTTATGAAGTTTTTGATCCGTCGATTCAATTCGGACAGGAAACGATGACTGCCAGTATTGCTGAAAATTTAATGGATATTTATCAATCGTTAAAAGATTTTCTGATGGCTTACAGCATGGGAAATGACGAAGTGATGAATGATGCATTATTTCAGTGTAGTTATAGTTTTGAGGAATATTGGGGACAAAATCTTGTGAATGTTTTGCGTGCGGTTCATCAGCTGGTTTACGGAGACGTTGATTTTGACGAGGCGGATGATAAAGAAAAAATAAAACCGGGAAGCGGCAATCCGAAATGGCTTGACGAATTTTGGGGAACCGGAACCGACGAGGATGAATAA
- a CDS encoding RecQ family ATP-dependent DNA helicase: MEDFRQILLRHWGYSRFRPLQLEIIESVANGKDTLGLMPTGGGKSITFQVYSLSTKGICLVVTPLIALMKDQVENLNRRGIKALAIHSGMSSLEIKISLDNAVWGDYKFLYVSPERLSSERFLERLKQMDVNLITIDEAHCISQWGYDFRPSYLQIIKLREVLPDVKFLALTATATPKVAEDIQDKLGFKEKNLLQMSFRRENLNYLVRSVENKAGYLLDTLRKVSGSGVIYVRSRKATREISDELRKHKISADFYHAGLSNQVRSYKQDLWIEGKTRVIVATNAFGMGIDKANVRFVMHWDAPDSLEAYYQEAGRAGRDGKKAAAVLLFNNADTTKLKKHVTVAFPEIENIKKIYHSLCNFLQIAEGYGKSQVFEFSLQSFAQAFKYQQAMVYNSLRILQREGYLEYTEEVDNPSRVYFMVSRDDLYKFQVANAGFDGFIKLILRSYTGLFSGYVAIDEELLAKRAGLDREKVYNYLKHLRKSKIIDYIPRSQTPFIYFNRERIKLERLKISKENYDLRKKDFLNRVNAVIHYATSTTKCRSQLLLGYFGEQDSIRCGHCDVCKSVEMLEISNIEFEEISKKIKKIIEEPCSYENLLLQLSGNQEKMRQTVKWLLDNNKIVFRIDNKLEWTEN, encoded by the coding sequence ATGGAAGATTTCAGGCAGATATTATTACGTCACTGGGGGTATTCGCGGTTTCGTCCGTTGCAGCTTGAGATTATTGAATCAGTAGCCAATGGAAAAGATACGCTGGGTTTAATGCCAACAGGTGGAGGAAAATCCATTACCTTTCAGGTATATTCACTTTCAACAAAAGGAATTTGTCTTGTTGTTACGCCGCTGATTGCTTTAATGAAAGATCAAGTGGAAAATCTGAATCGCAGGGGAATAAAAGCCCTCGCAATCCACAGTGGAATGTCGTCACTTGAAATTAAAATATCTCTTGATAATGCGGTTTGGGGCGACTATAAGTTTTTATATGTATCGCCTGAGAGGCTGAGTTCAGAACGTTTTTTGGAACGACTGAAACAGATGGATGTTAATTTAATTACCATCGATGAAGCACATTGTATCTCACAATGGGGGTATGATTTCCGCCCAAGCTACCTGCAAATAATAAAATTGCGTGAAGTTTTACCTGATGTTAAATTTTTGGCTTTAACAGCTACAGCCACGCCTAAAGTTGCAGAAGACATCCAGGATAAACTTGGCTTTAAGGAGAAGAATCTTTTACAAATGTCGTTTCGTCGCGAGAACCTGAATTATCTTGTTCGAAGCGTAGAGAATAAGGCTGGTTACCTTCTGGATACATTGCGGAAAGTTTCAGGCTCAGGAGTAATTTATGTACGCAGTAGAAAAGCTACCCGCGAAATTTCAGATGAACTAAGAAAGCATAAGATTTCGGCTGATTTTTATCATGCCGGATTAAGTAACCAGGTGAGAAGTTACAAGCAGGATTTATGGATTGAGGGAAAAACAAGGGTAATTGTGGCGACCAATGCATTTGGGATGGGTATAGACAAGGCAAATGTACGTTTTGTAATGCATTGGGATGCCCCGGATTCGCTGGAAGCATATTACCAGGAAGCAGGAAGGGCAGGTCGCGACGGAAAAAAGGCAGCTGCAGTTTTGCTGTTTAATAATGCGGATACAACCAAACTAAAAAAACACGTTACTGTCGCTTTCCCTGAAATTGAAAATATAAAAAAGATTTACCACTCGCTTTGTAACTTTCTTCAAATTGCGGAAGGTTACGGAAAATCTCAGGTGTTTGAATTTAGTCTTCAAAGCTTTGCGCAGGCCTTCAAATATCAGCAGGCTATGGTGTACAACAGCCTCAGGATTTTACAACGTGAGGGCTATCTTGAATACACAGAAGAAGTAGATAATCCCTCGCGGGTTTATTTTATGGTTTCGCGCGATGATTTGTATAAATTCCAGGTGGCGAATGCGGGTTTTGATGGGTTTATAAAACTAATCCTTCGGTCGTACACAGGGCTGTTTTCAGGATACGTTGCCATCGACGAAGAACTTCTTGCCAAACGCGCAGGACTCGACCGTGAGAAAGTATATAATTATCTTAAACATTTGCGGAAATCAAAAATAATCGATTACATTCCCAGAAGCCAAACACCGTTTATTTATTTTAACCGGGAAAGAATAAAGCTTGAGCGTCTGAAGATTTCGAAAGAAAATTACGATTTACGTAAAAAGGATTTTCTAAACCGGGTAAACGCAGTAATTCATTACGCAACCAGCACAACAAAATGCCGCAGCCAGCTTTTGCTTGGATACTTTGGTGAACAGGATTCCATTCGTTGCGGACACTGCGATGTCTGCAAATCGGTTGAAATGCTCGAGATAAGTAATATCGAATTTGAAGAGATTTCAAAAAAAATAAAAAAAATAATTGAGGAACCCTGTTCCTATGAGAATCTGTTATTGCAACTTAGCGGTAATCAGGAAAAAATGCGTCAAACCGTAAAATGGCTTCTTGATAACAATAAAATTGTTTTCAGAATTGATAATAAACTTGAATGGACTGAAAATTAA
- the guaB gene encoding IMP dehydrogenase, whose protein sequence is MSFLSEKVVFEGLTFDDVLLLPSYSEVLPREVDLSSKFTRSITINTPIVTAAMDTVTENKMAIAIAREGGIGVIHKNMGIEEQAHQVTTVKRAENGMIYDPITITPEKKVSDALDFMAKYKIGGIPVVDNNGYLVGIVTNRDLRFEKNMNRKISEVMTKENLVSTSVSTDLEKAAEILQKYKIEKLPVVDKNNKLIGLVTYKDITKAKDKPLACKDEKGRLRVAAGIGIAADTIERVDELVKAQVDALVIDTAHGHSIAVIEMLKKIKAKYPEKDVVAGNIGTAEAAIALVNAGADAVKVGIGPGSICTTRVIAGVGIPQLSAIYSVAKAIKGSGVPIIGDGGIRYSGDIVKGLAAGANSIMAGGLFAGVEESPGETILYQGRKFKSYRGMGSIEAMQKGSKDRYFQDVEEDIKKLVPEGIAARVPYKGSLYEVLYQLIGGLRAGMGYCGANNIEKLQDAKFTRISAAGVQESHPHDVSITREAPNYSSRQ, encoded by the coding sequence ATGTCGTTTCTGTCGGAAAAAGTTGTTTTTGAAGGATTAACATTTGATGATGTCTTGTTACTGCCTTCATATTCAGAAGTATTACCACGCGAAGTAGATCTGTCTTCCAAGTTCACGAGGTCGATAACCATTAATACCCCTATTGTTACAGCAGCAATGGATACGGTTACTGAAAATAAAATGGCGATTGCAATCGCACGTGAAGGCGGAATTGGTGTTATCCATAAAAATATGGGAATTGAGGAGCAGGCTCACCAGGTTACAACCGTAAAACGTGCCGAAAACGGGATGATTTATGATCCGATTACTATAACACCGGAAAAGAAAGTAAGCGACGCGCTTGACTTTATGGCAAAATATAAAATTGGAGGAATCCCGGTAGTCGATAATAACGGCTATCTGGTTGGTATTGTTACCAACCGCGATTTGCGCTTTGAAAAAAATATGAACCGGAAAATTTCTGAAGTAATGACCAAAGAAAATCTGGTCTCTACAAGTGTATCAACCGACCTTGAAAAAGCGGCTGAAATTCTTCAGAAATATAAAATTGAAAAATTGCCGGTGGTTGACAAAAACAATAAACTAATCGGACTGGTAACCTATAAAGATATCACCAAAGCAAAAGATAAGCCGCTGGCGTGTAAGGACGAAAAAGGTCGTTTGCGTGTCGCTGCCGGAATTGGAATTGCAGCAGACACCATCGAGCGTGTGGATGAGTTGGTAAAAGCGCAGGTTGATGCATTGGTTATCGATACTGCACACGGCCATTCAATAGCGGTAATCGAAATGCTGAAGAAAATAAAAGCAAAATATCCCGAAAAAGATGTGGTTGCCGGAAATATCGGAACCGCTGAAGCCGCGATTGCCCTGGTGAATGCTGGTGCCGATGCCGTAAAAGTTGGTATTGGACCCGGCTCAATTTGCACAACAAGAGTGATTGCAGGTGTGGGGATTCCCCAGCTTTCTGCTATTTACAGTGTCGCAAAAGCAATAAAAGGTTCAGGAGTTCCGATTATTGGCGATGGCGGAATTCGCTATTCAGGTGATATTGTAAAAGGTCTGGCGGCAGGCGCGAATTCAATAATGGCAGGCGGACTGTTTGCCGGTGTTGAGGAGTCGCCCGGTGAAACGATTTTATACCAGGGAAGAAAATTTAAATCGTACCGTGGAATGGGATCAATTGAAGCCATGCAAAAAGGTTCAAAAGATCGCTACTTCCAGGATGTTGAAGAAGACATAAAAAAACTTGTTCCCGAAGGAATTGCTGCACGTGTCCCATACAAAGGGTCACTTTACGAGGTGCTTTACCAACTTATTGGGGGCTTGCGTGCAGGTATGGGATATTGCGGTGCTAACAACATCGAAAAATTACAGGATGCCAAGTTTACACGTATTTCTGCAGCCGGTGTACAGGAAAGCCACCCGCACGACGTAAGTATAACAAGGGAAGCACCAAATTATAGTAGCCGCCAATAG
- a CDS encoding peptidylprolyl isomerase, with amino-acid sequence MVKTLSSLFILCFSFIVVWGQKNETLLTIDTTKISLDEFERIYKKNNSNLYSDNDKKSPKEYLELFINFKLKVIEAQNLKMDTSSAFINELSTYRKELAEPYLTDINFEQELDRKMYDRMLQEVNASHILFMLDKNASPEKEKEVLQKALKVRQEILDGKDFNEASVEYSEDPSAKTNKGNLGYFSAFTMVAPFEDAAYTTPVGQVSEPVRSSFGYHLIKVHEKRKNRGEIKVAHIMKMFPRSGLTESVKKHLKSEIDSIYNLLESGGNFSELAKKLSDDKRSGQQGGEMPWFSAGRMLPAFSNPAFAIQNIGDYTKPVETPYGFHIIKKMDEKPVASFEELQPEIEARIKKDPLRSTSSKKAFVEKLKKEYGYQENFGPVRSLKTGTKPENTSMVLFTIDDREFTFELLDDYLAEKNIKNSTYGDYMEEWTEYEITKLENSKLEEKYPEFRYLMKEYHDGILLFNISEKKIWNFAAKDTAGLEKYYSDNQKKYSWEERFKGYIILCNDKFTREEADKYFAAGMTDEEISDLINAEEKRITITKGAWEKGNNPVVDYYVWNGAEPQDFNTETTFIRGDKIPPEPKNMDEARGLYISDYQDYLEEEWIKSLKKKYKIKVNKKLLKKIQGV; translated from the coding sequence ATGGTTAAAACATTAAGTTCATTATTCATTTTATGTTTTTCGTTTATTGTGGTTTGGGGACAAAAGAACGAAACCCTTCTCACCATTGATACAACAAAAATAAGTCTTGATGAATTTGAACGTATTTATAAAAAAAATAACAGCAATTTATACAGCGATAATGATAAAAAGTCTCCTAAAGAGTATTTAGAGCTTTTTATCAATTTTAAATTAAAAGTTATTGAGGCACAGAACCTGAAAATGGATACCAGTTCTGCCTTTATAAATGAGCTTTCCACTTACAGGAAAGAACTTGCAGAACCCTATTTAACCGATATTAATTTTGAACAGGAACTGGACAGAAAAATGTATGACCGCATGTTACAGGAAGTGAATGCGAGTCATATCCTTTTTATGTTAGACAAAAATGCTTCTCCCGAAAAAGAAAAAGAAGTATTACAAAAGGCACTAAAAGTACGTCAGGAAATTCTTGACGGAAAAGATTTTAATGAAGCTTCTGTTGAATATTCAGAAGATCCGTCGGCTAAAACAAATAAGGGAAACCTGGGGTATTTTTCTGCTTTTACAATGGTAGCACCTTTTGAAGATGCCGCATATACCACTCCGGTTGGCCAGGTATCAGAACCTGTTCGTAGTTCTTTTGGTTATCACCTGATAAAAGTTCACGAAAAGAGAAAAAACAGGGGGGAAATAAAGGTTGCCCATATTATGAAAATGTTCCCTCGATCGGGACTAACCGAATCGGTGAAAAAACATTTAAAATCTGAAATAGATTCCATTTATAATCTTCTTGAAAGTGGTGGTAACTTTTCTGAGCTTGCGAAAAAGCTTTCCGATGATAAACGTTCCGGCCAACAAGGAGGTGAAATGCCTTGGTTTTCAGCAGGAAGAATGCTTCCGGCTTTTTCAAATCCAGCTTTTGCAATACAAAATATTGGCGACTACACCAAACCGGTTGAGACTCCATACGGATTTCATATTATAAAAAAAATGGATGAAAAACCAGTTGCCTCGTTTGAAGAACTTCAGCCTGAAATTGAGGCACGTATAAAAAAAGATCCGCTTCGGAGCACCTCAAGTAAAAAGGCCTTTGTTGAAAAATTGAAAAAAGAATACGGGTATCAGGAAAATTTTGGCCCGGTTCGCTCATTGAAAACAGGAACCAAACCGGAAAATACATCCATGGTTTTGTTTACCATCGATGACCGGGAGTTTACTTTTGAATTACTCGACGATTATCTGGCAGAAAAAAATATCAAAAACAGCACATACGGTGATTATATGGAAGAATGGACCGAATATGAAATTACCAAACTGGAAAATTCTAAACTCGAAGAAAAATACCCCGAGTTCAGGTATTTAATGAAAGAATATCACGATGGTATTTTACTGTTTAATATTTCTGAAAAAAAAATATGGAATTTTGCCGCAAAAGATACAGCCGGACTTGAAAAATATTACAGCGACAACCAAAAAAAATATTCGTGGGAGGAACGTTTTAAGGGGTACATTATCCTGTGTAACGACAAATTCACAAGGGAAGAAGCTGACAAATATTTTGCCGCCGGAATGACGGACGAAGAAATTTCCGATTTGATAAATGCAGAGGAGAAAAGGATTACAATAACCAAAGGGGCCTGGGAAAAAGGAAACAATCCGGTGGTGGATTATTATGTATGGAATGGAGCTGAACCACAAGACTTTAATACAGAGACAACTTTTATACGTGGTGACAAAATTCCACCCGAACCTAAAAACATGGATGAAGCCAGAGGATTATATATCTCAGATTATCAAGATTATCTGGAAGAAGAGTGGATAAAGAGTCTAAAAAAGAAGTACAAAATAAAGGTGAACAAAAAACTATTGAAAAAAATACAAGGTGTCTGA